GCAACATCCATTATACGGTGAGACGATGACTGCAGTACTGACGCCGAAAACGACCTTGGCCCGAAAAGGCCACACCGATCAGCGGTGGTTCCAAGTGAACGCCGACGGAGTGGTCCTCGGCCGGCTGGCCTCCGATCTGGCCATGATCCTCATGGGCAAGCACAAACCCATGTACACCCCGCACGTCGACGTCGGCGACTTCGTCGTCGTCCTCAACGCCGAGAAGGTCAAGTTCACCGGCCGAAAAATCGAGCAGATGAGCCACGACTACTACACCCACTTCCCCGGCGGCCACAAGATCATCCCCTACGAGCAGCTCATGGCCAAGCACCCGCAGCGCGTCCTCGAACTCGCCGTCCGCCGAATGCTCCCCAAAAACAAACTCGGCCGCCACATGCTCAAAAAACTCAAGATCTACCGCGGCGACAAGCACAACCACCAGGCCCAGCAGCCGGTCGCCCTCGACCTCTCCAACGGTCTGGCCGAAGGCCTCGCTAAGCTTTCGAAGTAAAACTTGTAAAACTGAACCTCAAAAGGATCGATCGATATGGCAGACCAAGTAACCCGTGAAGCATCGGCAGGCGCAGCCACCATCGCCGCTCCCCAGCCCAAGCCCGCAGCCGCCGCCAAGGGCGGCTTCTGGTGGGGCACCGGACGGCGAAAAACCTCCATCGCACGCGTCCGTGTCCGCAACGGCGAAGGAAAGGTCCTCATCAACGGCCGCGAATACAGCGACTATTTCACCCAGGACCGTGACCGCAACGCCGTCATGGCCCCGCTGACCGCCAGCGAATACCAGAGCCGCGTCGACGTCTTCGTCCGAGTCCAGGGCGGCGGATTCGCCGGACAGGCCGGAGCCGCCATGCTCGGAATCGCTCGGGCCCTCAAGACCATGGACCCGACCACCGAGGCCGCCCTCCGCGACGGCGGCTACCTGACCCGCGACGCCAGAATGACCGAACGCAAAAAGTACGGCCAACGCGGCGCCCGCAGGAGCTTCCAGTTCTCCAAGCGTTAACCGAAGCGAAACCACCATGTTTCAAACGTCCACCGGCCCGCTGTTACCAGACATCGGGCCGGTTTTGATTTACCCGCTCGCGGCCCAAGACCGCGCCACGCGGTCAAACGACCGCTAAGGAGACACGCCAACATGATTCGAGTCGGCATCATCGGAGCCACCGGCTACACCGGCGAAGAGGCCATCGAAATCCTCCTCCGCCATCGCCAAGCCAAACTCACCGCCCTCACCGCGCTGCCCGAAGAGTGCGGCCAAATCCAGGATATCTTCCCGCGACTCCGCGGACGAATCGCCATGGCCGTCGAACCCCTCGACCTGCCCGCCTTCGCCGCCAGCGTCGACGTCGCCCTCGGCTGCCTGCCCCACAAGGTCTCCATGGGCTTCGTCCCCAAACTCCTCGACGCCGGCGTCAAGGTCGTCGACTTCAGCGCCGACTACCGACTCCGCGACGTCGCCCTCTACGAAAAACACTACACCCAGCACACCGACCGCGCCAACCTCGCCCAGGCCGCCTTCGGCCTGCCCGAGCTCTTCCGCAAAAACGTCGTCGGCAAAAAACTCGTCGCCAACCCCGGCTGCTACCCGACCTGCGCCGCCCTCGGCCTCGCCCCGCTCCTCAAGGAAGGACTGGTCCGCCTCGACCGCATCGTCGTCAACGCCGTCACCGGAGTCTCCGGCGCCGGCCGAAAGGCCAGCCTGCCCTATCACCTGCCCGAAATGAACGAGAACCTCTTCGCCTACGCCGCCGGCGGCACCCACCGCCACAGCCCCGAAATCAACCAGATATGCTCCGACGTCGCCGGCAAACCCGTCAACGTCCTTTTCCAGCCGCACGTCGGCGCCTTCGACCGCGGTATCCTCTCCAGCATCTACGCCGAGCCCACCGGCGACCTCTCCACCGCCAAACTCGCCGACCTCTACCGCGACTTCTACCACAACGAACCCTTCGTCCGCGTCCTGGCCGCCCCGCCCAAACTCAAAGCCGTCCAGCGAACCAACTTCTGCGACCTCCACCCGCTCGTCTCCGCCGACGGCCGACATGTCATCGTCTTCTCCGCCCTCGACAACCTCATCAAGGGCGCCTCCGGACAGGCCGTCCAA
The nucleotide sequence above comes from Phycisphaerae bacterium. Encoded proteins:
- the rplM gene encoding 50S ribosomal protein L13 — its product is MTAVLTPKTTLARKGHTDQRWFQVNADGVVLGRLASDLAMILMGKHKPMYTPHVDVGDFVVVLNAEKVKFTGRKIEQMSHDYYTHFPGGHKIIPYEQLMAKHPQRVLELAVRRMLPKNKLGRHMLKKLKIYRGDKHNHQAQQPVALDLSNGLAEGLAKLSK
- the rpsI gene encoding 30S ribosomal protein S9: MADQVTREASAGAATIAAPQPKPAAAAKGGFWWGTGRRKTSIARVRVRNGEGKVLINGREYSDYFTQDRDRNAVMAPLTASEYQSRVDVFVRVQGGGFAGQAGAAMLGIARALKTMDPTTEAALRDGGYLTRDARMTERKKYGQRGARRSFQFSKR
- a CDS encoding N-acetyl-gamma-glutamyl-phosphate reductase encodes the protein MIRVGIIGATGYTGEEAIEILLRHRQAKLTALTALPEECGQIQDIFPRLRGRIAMAVEPLDLPAFAASVDVALGCLPHKVSMGFVPKLLDAGVKVVDFSADYRLRDVALYEKHYTQHTDRANLAQAAFGLPELFRKNVVGKKLVANPGCYPTCAALGLAPLLKEGLVRLDRIVVNAVTGVSGAGRKASLPYHLPEMNENLFAYAAGGTHRHSPEINQICSDVAGKPVNVLFQPHVGAFDRGILSSIYAEPTGDLSTAKLADLYRDFYHNEPFVRVLAAPPKLKAVQRTNFCDLHPLVSADGRHVIVFSALDNLIKGASGQAVQNLNIISNITETEGLL